A stretch of the Drosophila sulfurigaster albostrigata strain 15112-1811.04 chromosome 2L, ASM2355843v2, whole genome shotgun sequence genome encodes the following:
- the LOC133842516 gene encoding uncharacterized protein LOC133842516, protein MYKLLKMMPDDDGVFFNPFMIGPAECSQRNEYKQPAYVTYPPPYATLPKAHTNKSVSKGSFFVKQEKEGNINTSRSQLGEICFSKAIKKDMVAAKQLANGLNDDHERIYAGRASKTSKTQFEADSVRTLMPVRSKRSASEVSTTPSEISAVKSTTDGKTSKLSLRSQANKTTDSNVTLKAPQKKSPHKDVDTDLYENVSHVTVRSSKREADNISHHSMRSSRREDHSVDNISHVSAKSKASVVSRPKVLADTKLSHVSLKSKTTERQTDNASRISFAGDENRTDNITFMSKSHSVSKSRPSIQEVAESIQKELAKSMETTRSLSIKAAELNERLKAGNEFKHNRFNTLARQCVQSEPLKRCRENRMALWYKDSVLS, encoded by the coding sequence ATGTACAAACTGCTCAAAATGATGCCCGATGATGATGGTGTCTTCTTCAACCCGTTTATGATTGGTCCCGCTGAATGTTCGCAACGCAATGAATACAAGCAGCCCGCTTATGTCACTTATCCGCCGCCGTATGCAACATTGCCCAAAGCGCACACCAACAAGTCCGTCTCGAAGGGTTCATTCTTTGTCAAACAGGAGAAGGAGGGAAATATCAACACATCCAGATCACAGCTGGGTGAAATATGTTTCTCTAAAGCCATCAAAAAAGACATGGTCGCTGCCAAGCAATTGGCCAATGGATTGAACGATGATCACGAACGCATTTATGCTGGTCGAGCATCGAAAACAAGTAAAACGCAATTTGAAGCCGATTCGGTGAGAACTTTAATGCCCGTTAGATCAAAGCGGTCGGCGTCTGAAGTCAGTACAACGCCCTCTGAAATAAGCGCAGTTAAGTCGACCACTGATGGAAAGACTTCTAAGTTAAGCTTGCGTTCGCAAGCCAATAAAACCACAGATTCAAATGTGACATTGAAGGCACCACAAAAGAAGTCGCCGCACAAGGATGTGGACACTGATTTGTACGAAAATGTATCGCATGTTACTGTGCGATCAAGTAAACGGGAAGCTGACAATATATCGCATCATTCGATGCGTTCATCGCGGCGAGAAGATCATTCTGTTGATAACATATCACATGTGTCTGCTAAATCTAAAGCCTCTGTTGTGTCTAGGCCCAAAGTGCTTGCTGATACAAAACTATCTCATGTTTCGCTAAAATCCAAAACGACTGAACGTCAGACAGATAATGCTTCTCGCATTTCCTTCGCGGGGGATGAAAATAGAACAGACAACATAACTTTCATGTCGAAATCGCATAGTGTTAGCAAATCAAGACCATCGATCCAAGAGGTTGCCGAATCCATTCAAAAGGAACTGGCCAAATCAATGGAGACTACGAGATCATTGTCCATCAAAGCAGCCGAGCTCAATGAACGTCTCAAGGCTGGCAATGAGTTCAAGCACAATCGATTCAATACTCTCGCTCGGCAATGTGTTCAAAGCGAACCATTGAAACGCTGCCGGGAGAATCGCATGGCACTCTGGTACAAGGACTCGGTTCTTTCTTAA
- the LOC133844793 gene encoding uncharacterized protein LOC133844793 isoform X2 — MDSANGKRGSTMVRISRNTRRKKSICYSKRASKVSPDVPLPKETPQRVFLYMKLNSIINLPVAPYPLELHLYHVQQTLQKMSEHYTTETIIYAHEFEMERPAFAMGIIQDSIDDLNVFSDNPLVVSLYQRIPRHRRKELKTVMEVRTETSIMRVSTKKKQKVKMSSDPDHYVSSEGHSTHIVDMAAEAWGNASGDGAATLGEACDEEDDDEFVEERLEFLSRGHCDLLQLFQCKRFIANIPIMLYAEYDRMLETSTSQKITTTSEWHMYSILPILKKFHFTNLVFVTLESIYNAPEELHQRAGHLGINISIRSTEPDPDLDMEYKVIPFCTFYGFISQIIGYQNTIIVWESIKRDLLNDSRCKSSNNQMETSAYIKLPRLLRDLLTTPNVNMNIDKINQFEDYALINNSLHRYVMTTDMREVLESAVLYNQYELLLQLYDETPDNVLYEGVINPSVFGYPEVTSCRFASVLSPAVRKTERKTNRLTESSEPESIMFSIIKICFFQPLTKRNERLDVFNENQMKCAKLRLCMGPEFPNENLKSRDIIKELYRNFDELIKELISFMVKNDVISIEDKPHNFCCHLNNLRNLLVDICGSDFNVRMPTKTNLEFREMLTHMHKELMERIEGLLIACSWESLSNCVLNYDNECTRTIRLMEEYRNMCIMGECAMAKHIFNELKSSCNAKILLNFYVFLTSVENLNFEQATNYLRHQKESNWSGEYFVGLLELYVNYKLHLKVEENEGEAYSNLLEQLRIFSIQNNLDREVYVLLYCYYKQKNYLPGMEFTRWQYENLYDVPRKIMPLIPRSLYQSFIPVDFEMRGQLMHAHRFYEVFKTFACLGAYGFAEIIFAEIASEFTTIEAYLITTTLKILQGEIDNNFVVKRINTDNTVFGKMLCYYQAHINGSVEYSRRRYDEAIKHYKDLLSINLTEDETRFIFYTSLMRLGRLSFERQNYELAAQAYEMCTPYSKRDKNFVANYGRGLTLYYQNKLEDAIEYLSRSTDNDIFVPDPWGYLAVINLRLNRNKSALDCWKHPEMPLNNRIYEELEKIKYSDVCLLVEDDCMMI, encoded by the exons atggactCTGCGAATGGAAAAAGAGGATCAACTATGGTACGCATATCACGAAACACGCGACGCAAGAAATCTATATGCTACAGCAAACGTGCCTCAAAGGTATCGCCTGATGTTCCTCTACCCAAAGAGACGCCACAACGAGTCTTTCTCTATATGAAATTGAACAGCATTATCAATCTGCCGGTGGCACCATATCCACTCGAACTGCATCTCTATCATGTGCAGCAAACGCTGCAGAAGATGTCCGAACACTACACGACCGAAACCATTATCTATGCCCACGAATTCGAGATGGAGCGACCCGCATTCGCCATGGGCATCATACAGGACAGCATCGATGATCTGAATGTGTTCAGCGACAATCCATTGGTTGTCTCCTTGTATCAACGCATTCCGCGTCATCGTCGCAAGGAACTGAAAACCGTGATGGAAGTGCGAACCGAAACTTCAATAATGCGAGTGtccacaaaaaagaaacaaaaagtgaaaatgtcTTCAGATCCTGATCATTACGTTTCGTCTGAGGGACACTCAACACATATTGTGGACATGGCAGCCGAAGCTTGGGGAAATGCATCGGGAGATGGTGCAGCCACATTGGGAGAGGCGTGCGATGAAGAAGACGATGATGAATTTGTTGAGGAGAGGCTAGAATTTTTATCACGCGGCCATTGCGATCTTTTGCAACTGTTTCAATGCAAACGCTTTATTGCCAACATTCCCATCATGCTGTATGCCGAATACGATCGTATGCTAGAGACTTCGACCAGTCAAAAGATCACCACGACCAGCGAATGGCATATGTACTCCATACTGCCGATACTCAAGAAATTCCACTTTACCAATCTCGTATTTGTTACACTCGAGTCGATTTACAATGCGCCCGAAGAACTGCATCAACGAGCCGGACATTTGGGCATAAATATATCGATACGTTCCACTGAGCCGGATCCCGATCTAGATATGGAATATAAGGTGATTCCATTCTGCACTTTTTACGGCTTCATCTCACAAATTATTGGCTATCAAAACACCATCATTGTGTGGGAGAGTATCAAGCGAGATTTGCTAAATGATTCGCGCTGCAAGTCGAGCAACAATCAAATGGAAACGAGTGCATACATTAAATTGCCACGCTTATTGCGCGATCTGTTGACGACACCaaatgtgaatatgaatatcGATAAGATCAATCAATTTGAAGACTATGCACTCATCAACAACTCGCTGCATCGCTATGTGATGACCACAGACATGCGTGAGGTGCTCGAGTCCGCTGTGCTGTACAATCAGTAtgaactgctgctgcagctctaCGATGAGACGCCGGACAATGTGCTCTACGAGGGCGTCATTAATCCGAGTGTCTTTGGTTATCCAGAGG TCACCTCCTGTCGCTTTGCCAGTGTGCTTTCCCCCGCCGTGCGAAAGACGGAACGAAAGACAAATCGTTTAACGGAATCATCCGAACCGGAGTCGATTATGTTTTCGATTATAAAGATATGTTTTTTCCAGCCTCTAACCAAGCGCAACGAACGCTTAGATGTGttcaatgaaaatcaaatgaagTGCGCGAAATTGCGACTCTGCATGGGCCCAGAATTTCCGAATGAGAACTTAAAGAGTCGCGATATTATCAAAGAGTTGTATCGCAATTTCGATGAACTGATCAAAGAGCTGATAAGTTTCATGGTGAAAAATGACGTGATCAGCATCGAAGATAAGCCTCATAATTTCTGTTGTCATTTGAATAACCTCAGGAATTTGCTTGTCGACATTTGCGGTTCCGATTTCAATGTTCGCATGCCAACCAAAACGAATTTGGAGTTTCGC GAAATGCTGACGCATATGCACAAGGAGCTAATGGAACGCATTGAAGGACTGCTGATTGCCTGCAGCTGGGAGAGTCTGAGCAACTGTGTGCTCAACTATGATAATGAGTGCACACGAACCATTCGTCTCATGGAGGAATATCGCAACATGTGCATCATGGGTGAATGTGCGATGGCCAAACACATATTCAACGAACTCAAGTCGAGTTGCAATGCGAAAATACTCTTGAATTTCTATGTGTTTCTCACATCCGTTGAAAATCTCAACTTCGAACAGGCGACCAACTACTTGCGTCATCAAAAAGAGAGCAACTGGAGTGGCGAGTACTTTgt CGGCCTTTTGGAGTTATACGTCAATTACAAACTGCATTTGAAGGTAGAGGAAAATGAGGGTGAGGCCTATAGCAATCTATTGGAACAGTTGCGCATTTTCAGCATACAAAACAACTTGGATCGTGAAGTCTATGTGTTGTTGTATTGCTATTACAAGCAAAAGAACTATTTGCCAGGCATGGAGTTTACACGATGGCAGTACGAGAATCTCTACGATGTGCCCCGCAAGATTATGCCGCTTATACCACGATCACTCTATCAGTCCTTTATACCTGTTGACTTTGAGATGCGTGGCCAGCTGATGCATGCCCATAGGTTCTACGAAGTCTTCAAGACATTTGCTTGCTTGGGCGCTTATGGATTTGCTGAGATTATCTTCGCCGAAATTGCCAGTGAATTCACCACAATCGAGGCATATTTGATAACGACAACATTGAAGATTTTACAGGGTGAAATTGACAACAACTTTGTGGTTAAACGCATCAACACGGACAACACAGTGTTCGGTAAAATGTTG TGTTATTACCAAGCACATATCAATGGGAGTGTCGAGTACTCACGGCGACGCTATGACGAAGCAATCAAACATTACAAGGATCTATTGAGCATTAATCTGACAGAAGACGAAACACGTTTCATATTCTACACGAGTCTCATGCGCTTGGGTCGTCTGAGTTTCGAAAGACAAAACTACGAACTTGCCGCACAGGCTTATGAAATGTGCACACCATACAGCAAAAGGGATAAGAACTTTGTGGCCAACTATGGCAGAGGATTGACGCTTTACTAT CAAAATAAGTTGGAAGATGCCATTGAATATCTGTCGAGGAGTACGGATAATGATATCTTTGTACCTGATCCGTGGGGCTATTTAGCAGTCATTAATCTGCGTTTAAATCGGAACAAATCCGCTTTGGACTGCTGGAAG CATCCGGAAATGCCTTTAAATAATCGCATCTATGAGGAGCTggagaaaattaaatactccGATGTCTGTTTGCTGGTGGAAGATGATTGCATgatgatttaa
- the LOC133844793 gene encoding uncharacterized protein LOC133844793 isoform X1, protein MDSANGKRGSTMVRISRNTRRKKSICYSKRASKVSPDVPLPKETPQRVFLYMKLNSIINLPVAPYPLELHLYHVQQTLQKMSEHYTTETIIYAHEFEMERPAFAMGIIQDSIDDLNVFSDNPLVVSLYQRIPRHRRKELKTVMEVRTETSIMRVSTKKKQKVKMSSDPDHYVSSEGHSTHIVDMAAEAWGNASGDGAATLGEACDEEDDDEFVEERLEFLSRGHCDLLQLFQCKRFIANIPIMLYAEYDRMLETSTSQKITTTSEWHMYSILPILKKFHFTNLVFVTLESIYNAPEELHQRAGHLGINISIRSTEPDPDLDMEYKVIPFCTFYGFISQIIGYQNTIIVWESIKRDLLNDSRCKSSNNQMETSAYIKLPRLLRDLLTTPNVNMNIDKINQFEDYALINNSLHRYVMTTDMREVLESAVLYNQYELLLQLYDETPDNVLYEGVINPSVFGYPEVTSCRFASVLSPAVRKTERKTNRLTESSEPESIMFSIIKICFFQPLTKRNERLDVFNENQMKCAKLRLCMGPEFPNENLKSRDIIKELYRNFDELIKELISFMVKNDVISIEDKPHNFCCHLNNLRNLLVDICGSDFNVRMPTKTNLEFREMLTHMHKELMERIEGLLIACSWESLSNCVLNYDNECTRTIRLMEEYRNMCIMGECAMAKHIFNELKSSCNAKILLNFYVFLTSVENLNFEQATNYLRHQKESNWSGEYFVGLLELYVNYKLHLKVEENEGEAYSNLLEQLRIFSIQNNLDREVYVLLYCYYKQKNYLPGMEFTRWQYENLYDVPRKIMPLIPRSLYQSFIPVDFEMRGQLMHAHRFYEVFKTFACLGAYGFAEIIFAEIASEFTTIEAYLITTTLKILQGEIDNNFVVKRINTDNTVFGKMLCYYQAHINGSVEYSRRRYDEAIKHYKDLLSINLTEDETRFIFYTSLMRLGRLSFERQNYELAAQAYEMCTPYSKRDKNFVANYGRGLTLYYQNKLEDAIEYLSRSTDNDIFVPDPWGYLAVINLRLNRNKSALDCWKVAKMHPEMPLNNRIYEELEKIKYSDVCLLVEDDCMMI, encoded by the exons atggactCTGCGAATGGAAAAAGAGGATCAACTATGGTACGCATATCACGAAACACGCGACGCAAGAAATCTATATGCTACAGCAAACGTGCCTCAAAGGTATCGCCTGATGTTCCTCTACCCAAAGAGACGCCACAACGAGTCTTTCTCTATATGAAATTGAACAGCATTATCAATCTGCCGGTGGCACCATATCCACTCGAACTGCATCTCTATCATGTGCAGCAAACGCTGCAGAAGATGTCCGAACACTACACGACCGAAACCATTATCTATGCCCACGAATTCGAGATGGAGCGACCCGCATTCGCCATGGGCATCATACAGGACAGCATCGATGATCTGAATGTGTTCAGCGACAATCCATTGGTTGTCTCCTTGTATCAACGCATTCCGCGTCATCGTCGCAAGGAACTGAAAACCGTGATGGAAGTGCGAACCGAAACTTCAATAATGCGAGTGtccacaaaaaagaaacaaaaagtgaaaatgtcTTCAGATCCTGATCATTACGTTTCGTCTGAGGGACACTCAACACATATTGTGGACATGGCAGCCGAAGCTTGGGGAAATGCATCGGGAGATGGTGCAGCCACATTGGGAGAGGCGTGCGATGAAGAAGACGATGATGAATTTGTTGAGGAGAGGCTAGAATTTTTATCACGCGGCCATTGCGATCTTTTGCAACTGTTTCAATGCAAACGCTTTATTGCCAACATTCCCATCATGCTGTATGCCGAATACGATCGTATGCTAGAGACTTCGACCAGTCAAAAGATCACCACGACCAGCGAATGGCATATGTACTCCATACTGCCGATACTCAAGAAATTCCACTTTACCAATCTCGTATTTGTTACACTCGAGTCGATTTACAATGCGCCCGAAGAACTGCATCAACGAGCCGGACATTTGGGCATAAATATATCGATACGTTCCACTGAGCCGGATCCCGATCTAGATATGGAATATAAGGTGATTCCATTCTGCACTTTTTACGGCTTCATCTCACAAATTATTGGCTATCAAAACACCATCATTGTGTGGGAGAGTATCAAGCGAGATTTGCTAAATGATTCGCGCTGCAAGTCGAGCAACAATCAAATGGAAACGAGTGCATACATTAAATTGCCACGCTTATTGCGCGATCTGTTGACGACACCaaatgtgaatatgaatatcGATAAGATCAATCAATTTGAAGACTATGCACTCATCAACAACTCGCTGCATCGCTATGTGATGACCACAGACATGCGTGAGGTGCTCGAGTCCGCTGTGCTGTACAATCAGTAtgaactgctgctgcagctctaCGATGAGACGCCGGACAATGTGCTCTACGAGGGCGTCATTAATCCGAGTGTCTTTGGTTATCCAGAGG TCACCTCCTGTCGCTTTGCCAGTGTGCTTTCCCCCGCCGTGCGAAAGACGGAACGAAAGACAAATCGTTTAACGGAATCATCCGAACCGGAGTCGATTATGTTTTCGATTATAAAGATATGTTTTTTCCAGCCTCTAACCAAGCGCAACGAACGCTTAGATGTGttcaatgaaaatcaaatgaagTGCGCGAAATTGCGACTCTGCATGGGCCCAGAATTTCCGAATGAGAACTTAAAGAGTCGCGATATTATCAAAGAGTTGTATCGCAATTTCGATGAACTGATCAAAGAGCTGATAAGTTTCATGGTGAAAAATGACGTGATCAGCATCGAAGATAAGCCTCATAATTTCTGTTGTCATTTGAATAACCTCAGGAATTTGCTTGTCGACATTTGCGGTTCCGATTTCAATGTTCGCATGCCAACCAAAACGAATTTGGAGTTTCGC GAAATGCTGACGCATATGCACAAGGAGCTAATGGAACGCATTGAAGGACTGCTGATTGCCTGCAGCTGGGAGAGTCTGAGCAACTGTGTGCTCAACTATGATAATGAGTGCACACGAACCATTCGTCTCATGGAGGAATATCGCAACATGTGCATCATGGGTGAATGTGCGATGGCCAAACACATATTCAACGAACTCAAGTCGAGTTGCAATGCGAAAATACTCTTGAATTTCTATGTGTTTCTCACATCCGTTGAAAATCTCAACTTCGAACAGGCGACCAACTACTTGCGTCATCAAAAAGAGAGCAACTGGAGTGGCGAGTACTTTgt CGGCCTTTTGGAGTTATACGTCAATTACAAACTGCATTTGAAGGTAGAGGAAAATGAGGGTGAGGCCTATAGCAATCTATTGGAACAGTTGCGCATTTTCAGCATACAAAACAACTTGGATCGTGAAGTCTATGTGTTGTTGTATTGCTATTACAAGCAAAAGAACTATTTGCCAGGCATGGAGTTTACACGATGGCAGTACGAGAATCTCTACGATGTGCCCCGCAAGATTATGCCGCTTATACCACGATCACTCTATCAGTCCTTTATACCTGTTGACTTTGAGATGCGTGGCCAGCTGATGCATGCCCATAGGTTCTACGAAGTCTTCAAGACATTTGCTTGCTTGGGCGCTTATGGATTTGCTGAGATTATCTTCGCCGAAATTGCCAGTGAATTCACCACAATCGAGGCATATTTGATAACGACAACATTGAAGATTTTACAGGGTGAAATTGACAACAACTTTGTGGTTAAACGCATCAACACGGACAACACAGTGTTCGGTAAAATGTTG TGTTATTACCAAGCACATATCAATGGGAGTGTCGAGTACTCACGGCGACGCTATGACGAAGCAATCAAACATTACAAGGATCTATTGAGCATTAATCTGACAGAAGACGAAACACGTTTCATATTCTACACGAGTCTCATGCGCTTGGGTCGTCTGAGTTTCGAAAGACAAAACTACGAACTTGCCGCACAGGCTTATGAAATGTGCACACCATACAGCAAAAGGGATAAGAACTTTGTGGCCAACTATGGCAGAGGATTGACGCTTTACTAT CAAAATAAGTTGGAAGATGCCATTGAATATCTGTCGAGGAGTACGGATAATGATATCTTTGTACCTGATCCGTGGGGCTATTTAGCAGTCATTAATCTGCGTTTAAATCGGAACAAATCCGCTTTGGACTGCTGGAAGGTGGCCAAAATG CATCCGGAAATGCCTTTAAATAATCGCATCTATGAGGAGCTggagaaaattaaatactccGATGTCTGTTTGCTGGTGGAAGATGATTGCATgatgatttaa
- the LOC133844793 gene encoding uncharacterized protein LOC133844793 isoform X3: MDSANGKRGSTMVRISRNTRRKKSICYSKRASKVSPDVPLPKETPQRVFLYMKLNSIINLPVAPYPLELHLYHVQQTLQKMSEHYTTETIIYAHEFEMERPAFAMGIIQDSIDDLNVFSDNPLVVSLYQRIPRHRRKELKTVMEVRTETSIMRVSTKKKQKVKMSSDPDHYVSSEGHSTHIVDMAAEAWGNASGDGAATLGEACDEEDDDEFVEERLEFLSRGHCDLLQLFQCKRFIANIPIMLYAEYDRMLETSTSQKITTTSEWHMYSILPILKKFHFTNLVFVTLESIYNAPEELHQRAGHLGINISIRSTEPDPDLDMEYKVIPFCTFYGFISQIIGYQNTIIVWESIKRDLLNDSRCKSSNNQMETSAYIKLPRLLRDLLTTPNVNMNIDKINQFEDYALINNSLHRYVMTTDMREVLESAVLYNQYELLLQLYDETPDNVLYEGVINPSVFGYPEVTSCRFASVLSPAVRKTERKTNRLTESSEPESIMFSIIKICFFQPLTKRNERLDVFNENQMKCAKLRLCMGPEFPNENLKSRDIIKELYRNFDELIKELISFMVKNDVISIEDKPHNFCCHLNNLRNLLVDICGSDFNVRMPTKTNLEFREMLTHMHKELMERIEGLLIACSWESLSNCVLNYDNECTRTIRLMEEYRNMCIMGECAMAKHIFNELKSSCNAKILLNFYVFLTSVENLNFEQATNYLRHQKESNWSGEYFVGLLELYVNYKLHLKVEENEGEAYSNLLEQLRIFSIQNNLDREVYVLLYCYYKQKNYLPGMEFTRWQYENLYDVPRKIMPLIPRSLYQSFIPVDFEMRGQLMHAHRFYEVFKTFACLGAYGFAEIIFAEIASEFTTIEAYLITTTLKILQGEIDNNFVVKRINTDNTVFGKIVITKHISMGVSSTHGDAMTKQSNITRIY; encoded by the exons atggactCTGCGAATGGAAAAAGAGGATCAACTATGGTACGCATATCACGAAACACGCGACGCAAGAAATCTATATGCTACAGCAAACGTGCCTCAAAGGTATCGCCTGATGTTCCTCTACCCAAAGAGACGCCACAACGAGTCTTTCTCTATATGAAATTGAACAGCATTATCAATCTGCCGGTGGCACCATATCCACTCGAACTGCATCTCTATCATGTGCAGCAAACGCTGCAGAAGATGTCCGAACACTACACGACCGAAACCATTATCTATGCCCACGAATTCGAGATGGAGCGACCCGCATTCGCCATGGGCATCATACAGGACAGCATCGATGATCTGAATGTGTTCAGCGACAATCCATTGGTTGTCTCCTTGTATCAACGCATTCCGCGTCATCGTCGCAAGGAACTGAAAACCGTGATGGAAGTGCGAACCGAAACTTCAATAATGCGAGTGtccacaaaaaagaaacaaaaagtgaaaatgtcTTCAGATCCTGATCATTACGTTTCGTCTGAGGGACACTCAACACATATTGTGGACATGGCAGCCGAAGCTTGGGGAAATGCATCGGGAGATGGTGCAGCCACATTGGGAGAGGCGTGCGATGAAGAAGACGATGATGAATTTGTTGAGGAGAGGCTAGAATTTTTATCACGCGGCCATTGCGATCTTTTGCAACTGTTTCAATGCAAACGCTTTATTGCCAACATTCCCATCATGCTGTATGCCGAATACGATCGTATGCTAGAGACTTCGACCAGTCAAAAGATCACCACGACCAGCGAATGGCATATGTACTCCATACTGCCGATACTCAAGAAATTCCACTTTACCAATCTCGTATTTGTTACACTCGAGTCGATTTACAATGCGCCCGAAGAACTGCATCAACGAGCCGGACATTTGGGCATAAATATATCGATACGTTCCACTGAGCCGGATCCCGATCTAGATATGGAATATAAGGTGATTCCATTCTGCACTTTTTACGGCTTCATCTCACAAATTATTGGCTATCAAAACACCATCATTGTGTGGGAGAGTATCAAGCGAGATTTGCTAAATGATTCGCGCTGCAAGTCGAGCAACAATCAAATGGAAACGAGTGCATACATTAAATTGCCACGCTTATTGCGCGATCTGTTGACGACACCaaatgtgaatatgaatatcGATAAGATCAATCAATTTGAAGACTATGCACTCATCAACAACTCGCTGCATCGCTATGTGATGACCACAGACATGCGTGAGGTGCTCGAGTCCGCTGTGCTGTACAATCAGTAtgaactgctgctgcagctctaCGATGAGACGCCGGACAATGTGCTCTACGAGGGCGTCATTAATCCGAGTGTCTTTGGTTATCCAGAGG TCACCTCCTGTCGCTTTGCCAGTGTGCTTTCCCCCGCCGTGCGAAAGACGGAACGAAAGACAAATCGTTTAACGGAATCATCCGAACCGGAGTCGATTATGTTTTCGATTATAAAGATATGTTTTTTCCAGCCTCTAACCAAGCGCAACGAACGCTTAGATGTGttcaatgaaaatcaaatgaagTGCGCGAAATTGCGACTCTGCATGGGCCCAGAATTTCCGAATGAGAACTTAAAGAGTCGCGATATTATCAAAGAGTTGTATCGCAATTTCGATGAACTGATCAAAGAGCTGATAAGTTTCATGGTGAAAAATGACGTGATCAGCATCGAAGATAAGCCTCATAATTTCTGTTGTCATTTGAATAACCTCAGGAATTTGCTTGTCGACATTTGCGGTTCCGATTTCAATGTTCGCATGCCAACCAAAACGAATTTGGAGTTTCGC GAAATGCTGACGCATATGCACAAGGAGCTAATGGAACGCATTGAAGGACTGCTGATTGCCTGCAGCTGGGAGAGTCTGAGCAACTGTGTGCTCAACTATGATAATGAGTGCACACGAACCATTCGTCTCATGGAGGAATATCGCAACATGTGCATCATGGGTGAATGTGCGATGGCCAAACACATATTCAACGAACTCAAGTCGAGTTGCAATGCGAAAATACTCTTGAATTTCTATGTGTTTCTCACATCCGTTGAAAATCTCAACTTCGAACAGGCGACCAACTACTTGCGTCATCAAAAAGAGAGCAACTGGAGTGGCGAGTACTTTgt CGGCCTTTTGGAGTTATACGTCAATTACAAACTGCATTTGAAGGTAGAGGAAAATGAGGGTGAGGCCTATAGCAATCTATTGGAACAGTTGCGCATTTTCAGCATACAAAACAACTTGGATCGTGAAGTCTATGTGTTGTTGTATTGCTATTACAAGCAAAAGAACTATTTGCCAGGCATGGAGTTTACACGATGGCAGTACGAGAATCTCTACGATGTGCCCCGCAAGATTATGCCGCTTATACCACGATCACTCTATCAGTCCTTTATACCTGTTGACTTTGAGATGCGTGGCCAGCTGATGCATGCCCATAGGTTCTACGAAGTCTTCAAGACATTTGCTTGCTTGGGCGCTTATGGATTTGCTGAGATTATCTTCGCCGAAATTGCCAGTGAATTCACCACAATCGAGGCATATTTGATAACGACAACATTGAAGATTTTACAGGGTGAAATTGACAACAACTTTGTGGTTAAACGCATCAACACGGACAACACAGTGTTCGGTAAAAT TGTTATTACCAAGCACATATCAATGGGAGTGTCGAGTACTCACGGCGACGCTATGACGAAGCAATCAAACATTACAAGGATCTATTGA